Proteins from a genomic interval of Lolium perenne isolate Kyuss_39 chromosome 1, Kyuss_2.0, whole genome shotgun sequence:
- the LOC127302624 gene encoding protein STABILIZED1, protein MSGPAPTPPPPPPPAAAPARPVRYDFLNSKPPPNYVAGLGRGATGFTTRSDIGPARAAPDLPDRSAAAASASAAPSVGRGKPPGEDDGGDDGGDEEKGYDENQKFDEFEGNDAGLFSNADYDDDDREADAVWESIDQRMDLRRKDRREARLKQEIEKYRASNPKITEQFADLKRKLADVSMQEWESIPEIGDYSARNKKKRFESFVPVPDTLLEKARQEQEHVTALDPKSRAAGGTETPWAQTPVTDLTAVGEGRGTVLSLKLDRLSDSVSGLTVVDPKGYLTDLKSMKITSDAEISDIKKARLLLRSVTQTNPKHPPGWIAAARLEEVAGKLQSARQLIQRGCEECPKNEDVWFEACRLASPDEAKAVIARGVKAIPNSVKLWLQAAKLETSDLNKSRVLRKGLEHIPDSVRLWKAVVELANQEDARMLLHRAVECCPLHVELWLALARLETYDQAKKVLNKAREKLNKEPAIWITAAKLEEANGNTQSVNKVIERGIRSLQREGLDIDREAWLKEAEAAERAGSVLTCQAIVKSTIGVGVEDEDRKRTWVADAEECKKRGSIETARAIYAHALSVFLGKKSIWLKAAQLEKSHGTGESLEAILRKAVTYNPKAEVLWLMGAKEKWLAGDVPSARAILQEAYAAIPNSEEIWLAAFKLEFENNEPERARMLLAKARERGGTERVWMKSAIVERELGNVDEERRLLEEGLKLFPSFFKLWLMLGQMEDRIGHAAKAKEVYENGLKHCPSCIPLWLSLASLEERINGLSKSRAFLTMARKKNPATPELWLAAIRAELRHGNKKEADSLLAKALQECQTSGILWAAAIEMVPRPQRKSKSSDAIKRCDHDPHVIAAVAKLFWHDRKVDKARSWLNRAVTLAPDIGDFWALFYKFELQHGNADTQRDVLKRCIAAEPKHGERWQAISKAVENSHQPVDAILRRVVLALGAEENPNAAEP, encoded by the coding sequence ATGTCCGGCCCCGCCccgaccccgccgccgccgcctcctccggcggcggcgccggcccGCCCCGTGCGCTACGACTTCCTCAACTCCAAGCCGCCGCCCAACTACGTCGCGGGCCTCGGCCGCGGCGCCACCGGCTTCACCACCCGTTCCGACATCGGGCCAGCCCGCGCGGCCCCGGACCTCCCAGatcgctccgccgccgccgcctccgcctccgccgctccATCCGTCGGCCGCGGGAAGCCCCccggcgaggacgacggcggcgacgacggcggcgacgaggagAAGGGGTACGACGAGAACCAGAAGTTCGACGAGTTCGAGGGCAACGACGCCGGCCTCTTCTCCAACGCCGACTACGACGACGACGACCGCGAGGCCGACGCCGTCTGGGAGAGCATCGACCAGCGCATGGACCTGCGCCGCAAGGACCGCCGCGAGGCGCGCCTCAAGCAGGAGATCGAGAAGTACCGCGCCTCCAACCCCAAGATCACCGAGCAGTTCGCCGATCTCAAAAGAAAACTCGCAGACGTGTCCATGCAGGAGTGGGAGAGCATCCCCGAGATCGGGGACTACTCCGCGCGCAACAAGAAGAAGCGGTTCGAGAGCTTCGTGCCCGTGCCGGACACGCTGCTCGAGAAGGCTCGGCAGGAGCAGGAGCACGTCACGGCGCTGGACCCCAAGAGCCGCGCCGCTGGCGGCACCGAGACGCCGTGGGCGCAGACGCCCGTCACCGATCTCACTGCCGTCGGCGAGGGCCGTGGTACCGTGCTTTCGCTCAAGCTCGACAGGCTCTCCGACTCCGTTTCCGGCCTTACCGTTGTTGATCCCAAGGGATACCTTACGGACCTCAAAAGCATGAAGATTACCAGCGATGCCGAGATCTCTGACATCAAGAAGGCGAGGCTGCTGCTCAGGTCTGTCACCCAGACAAATCCAAAGCATCCTCCAGGTTGGATCGCTGCTGCTAGGCTTGAAGAGGTTGCCGGGAAGCTCCAGTCCGCACGCCAGCTCATTCAGCGTGGCTGCGAGGAGTGCCCCAAGAATGAGGATGTTTGGTTCGAGGCGTGCCGCCTGGCTAGCCCAGATGAAGCAAAGGCCGTCATTGCCAGGGGCGTCAAGGCGATTCCCAATTCTGTCAAGCTCTGGCTGCAGGCAGCAAAGCTAGAGACTAGTGATCTCAATAAGAGCAGGGTTTTAAGGAAGGGCTTGGAGCACATTCCTGATTCTGTCAGGCTCTGGAAGGCTGTCGTGGAGCTGGCCAACCAGGAGGACGCAAGGATGTTGCTCCACAGGGCTGTCGAGTGCTGCCCACTTCATGTCGAGCTCTGGCTCGCCCTAGCAAGGCTCGAGACGTATGACCAGGCAAAGAAGGTGCTTAACAAGGCCAGGGAGAAACTCAACAAGGAACCTGCCATTTGGATCACAGCTGCTAAGCTCGAGGAGGCTAATGGGAATACCCAGTCCGTAAACAAGGTGATTGAGAGAGGTATAAGATCTTTGCAGAGAGAAGGCCTGGATATTGACAGGGAGGCATGGCTAAAGGAAGCTGAAGCTGCAGAGCGTGCTGGTTCTGTGCTTACTTGCCAGGCTATTGTGAAGAGCACTATCGGAGTTGGGGTTGAGGATGAGGACCGCAAGCGAACATGGGTTGCTGATGCTGAGGAATGCAAGAAACGAGGTTCAATTGAGACTGCTCGGGCCATCTATGCACATGCTCTTAGTGTGTTCCTTGGTAAGAAGAGTATATGGCTTAAAGCAGCACAGCTTGAGAAGAGCCATGGGACGGGAGAATCTCTTGAAGCCATTCTCAGAAAGGCTGTCACGTACAATCCAAAAGCTGAAGTGTTATGGCTTATGGGTGCAAAGGAGAAGTGGCTGGCTGGTGATGTCCCTTCAGCCCGAGCCATTCTTCAGGAAGCTTATGCAGCTATCCCCAATTCAGAGGAGATCTGGTTAGCTGCATTCAAGTTAGAGTTTGAGAACAACGAGCCAGAGAGAGCAAGAATGCTTTTGGCCAAGGCCAGGGAAAGAGGAGGTACTGAGAGGGTTTGGATGAAATCAGCAATTGTTGAGAGGGAACTAGGAAACGTGGACGAGGAAAGGAGGTTGTTGGAGGAAGGTCTGAAGCTATTCCCCTCGTTCTTCAAATTGTGGTTAATGCTTGGACAGATGGAAGACCGGATTGGCCATGCTGCAAAGGCAAAGGAGGTTTACGAGAATGGACTCAAACACTGCCCGAGTTGCATCCCGCTTTGGCTCTCGCTGGCTAGTCTAGAGGAAAGGATAAATGGCCTGAGCAAGTCACGCGCTTTCCTCACCATGGCAAGGAAAAAGAATCCAGCTACACCTGAACTATGGCTTGCAGCAATTCGAGCAGAGTTGAGGCACGGTAATAAAAAAGAAGCTGATTCTCTTCTAGCCAAGGCATTACAAGAGTGTCAAACAAGTGGCATTTTGTGGGCTGCAGCTATTGAGATGGTGCCACGTCCCCAACGCAAGTCAAAGAGCTCAGATGCTATAAAGCGATGTGATCATGATCCACATGTCATTGCAGCTGTAGCCAAACTTTTCTGGCATGATAGGAAGGTTGACAAGGCCAGGAGTTGGTTGAACAGAGCTGTTACTCTTGCTCCTGATATTGGGGATTTTTGGGCATTGTTCTATAAATTTGAACTTCAGCACGGAAATGCGGATACACAAAGGGATGTTCTAAAAAGATGCATTGCAGCTGAACCAAAACATGGGGAGAGGTGGCAAGCTATAAGCAAGGCTGTTGAGAACTCACATCAGCCAGTTGATGCCATTCTGAGGAGAGTTGTTCTGGCTCTTGGTGCAGAAGAAAATCCCAACGCCGCGGAACCATAG